One Rhizoctonia solani chromosome 1, complete sequence DNA window includes the following coding sequences:
- a CDS encoding kinase domain protein, with the protein MGARSPGYLPSTVFQVLYGPYPRSLLDLWFARIRREKLYLAMNSTNYISYMHTDVTASSPEELSEIEKRWVTFQPYLLSKGYQLRPRYRPGWKPSWEGTNLDPISCEDSGNAVPVRTLDATRLSDQLQVIIKMVIPSDDDREGEEELDIVQHLSSNPYSTDPRNHTVECLDSFAVPGLDRAVFYVMPLLREYNDPPFHNLYEIRNFLVQIFEGLRFLHVNDIAHCDIASANIMMNGQTLYDEPFHPFYQDFSLDRKRQIRARYLRSQRPVRYYFIDFGYAKWFRDPAQPRVVHGYRARERTPEQLRGNAYDPFKSDIYQLGAVIRRDLIPEYPALRFLLPLAREMTDYNPAKRPKLEQAYKALVAQFDDCPGWAVRWPIVTRGASLRERYVAFVAGATAELFFLLEQFVALFFPRVA; encoded by the exons ATGGGAGCAAGGTCTCCAGGTTATTTACCCTCGACCGTATTCCAAGTCCTCTACGGCCCTTACCCTCGCTCCCTTCTTGACCTATGGTTCGCACGAATTAGAAGAGAAAAGCTTTATCTAGCCATGAACTCGACTAACTATATATCTTATATGCACACTGATGTCACCGCATCCTCGCCTGAGGAGTTATCTGAAATAGAAAAACGATGGGTTACCTTTCAGCCGTACTTACTATCAAAAGGTTACCAACTTCGCCCTCGCTATCGTCCTGGATGGAAACCATCCTGGGAAGGTACAAATTTGGATCCCATTTCATGCGAGGACAGCGGTAATGCCGTG CCAGTACGGACGCTTGACGCAACCCGTTTATCTGACCAACTTCAGGTTATTATTAAAATGGTTATCCCATCTGATGACGAtcgagaaggggaagaggaattagATATCGTACAGCACTTGTCCTCCAATCCGTACTCCACTGATCCTAGAAACCACACTGTGGAATGTCTAGATTCCTTTGCCGTTCCAGGACTGGACAGGGCTGTATTCTATGTTATGCCACTCCTCAGAGAATACAACGACCCACCTTTCCACAACTTATACGAGATACGCAACTTTCTTGTCCAGATTTTCGAG GGATTACGATTTCTCCATGTAAATGATATAGCTCACTG CGATATTGCTTCGGCAAACATTATGATGAATGGCCAAACATTATATGACGAACCGTTTCATCCTTTTTACCAAGACTTTTCTCTCGACCGTAAACGACAGATTCGGGCAAGATACCTACGTAGTCAACGACCAGTTCGTTATTACTTTATTGACTTTGGCTACGCAAAGTGGTTTCGTGACCCAGCTCAACCTCGAGTGGTACATGGATACCGCGCTCGTGAAAGGACTCCCGAGCAACTGAGAGGGAATGCCTATGACCCTTTCAAATCCGATATTTACCAACTAGGAGCAGTAATACGGAGAGATCTGATCCCT GAATACCCAGCTCTACGATTCCTTCTACCTCTTGCTCGAGAAATGACCGATTATAACCCAGCCAAACGTCCCAAACTCGAACAAGCATACAAGGCTCTGGTCGCTCAATTTGATGATTGTCCGGGCTGGGCGGTTCGCTGGCCAATAGTTACTCGGGGCGCGTCTCTCCGAGAGAGATATGTAGCTTTTGTGGCAGGGGCAACTGCGGAGTTGTTTTTCCTCCTCGAGCAGTTTGTGGCACTCTTCTTTCCACGAGTTGCCTGA
- a CDS encoding TPR-2 domain protein, producing MSAPWARATSFFTNIPVTLDPEYSYAPYEEVGGKTAAEVLKQVDKILQTTNTVLENHKDYLPSTQFSELKKAYCRYHWQMTNESQEDRTYYDQRIRESRILSQLYADRATQHDRAKILLREVETYQTRVLSASRNAQLSETLVKFEDELTESISTGSKASALQSYTSWFSLFGRPSRSSSTDIEIGQAQSDPAPAYDAEGL from the exons ATGTCAGCTCCTTGGGCTCGTGCCACTAGCTTCTTCACCAACATTCCAGTCACTCTGGATCCAGAATATAGTTATGCACCATACGAAGAGGTTGGCGGCAAGACTGCAGCCGAGGTTCTCAAACAAGTTGACAAGATTCTTCAGACCACTAATACCGTGCTCGAGAACCACAAGGATTACCTACCATCTACTCAGTTCTCCGAGCTTAAGAAGGCCTATTGCAG GTACCATTGGCAAATGACCAACGAATCGCAAGAGGATCGCACATACTACGACCAGCGTATCAGGGAAAGTCGTATATTGTCCCAACTTTATGCCGATCGGGCAACCCAACATGATCGAGCAAAAATTCTCCTACGGGAGGTGGAAACCTATCAAACTAGGGTGTTG TCCGCAAGTCGGAATGCACAACTATCTGAAACATTGGTTAAGTTCGAGGATGAGTTGACTGAGTCTATAAGCACTGGGTCCAAG GCATCTGCCCTCCAATCATACACATCTTGGTTCTCTTTATTTGGTCGGCCTAGCCGTTCATCGTCAACAG ACATTGAGATCGGGCAGGCGCAGTCCGACCCCGCTCCTGCTTATGATGCCGAAGGTCTGTAA